In Rhizobium sp. WSM4643, the following are encoded in one genomic region:
- a CDS encoding ETC complex I subunit, with the protein MMDVNRETHNRETKKPHTAVSDSWPANDNQRKPLSFGRSVFPEDAVARIFKPSRSAMTSGTRRTKDWRLVFQRRSAPFIEPLMGYTGSTDTLTQVELEFPTLESAIRYAERQGLTYRVQRQASSAAASTKQRTRQQTRRPSRAFSDAALQRLGPAACQKICGQAQGPALQTHVYEPATWPSPADVVRDRTLQALLDLERNVERRDLQPTINRDAA; encoded by the coding sequence ATGATGGACGTTAACAGAGAGACGCACAACAGAGAGACGAAGAAACCACATACGGCTGTTTCGGATAGCTGGCCAGCAAACGACAACCAGCGGAAGCCTCTGTCATTCGGCCGCTCGGTATTTCCCGAGGATGCTGTCGCCCGAATCTTCAAGCCATCGCGCTCGGCGATGACGTCAGGCACCCGGCGAACGAAAGACTGGCGGCTCGTCTTCCAGCGCCGTAGCGCACCGTTCATCGAGCCTTTGATGGGCTATACGGGCAGTACCGATACGCTCACGCAGGTTGAGCTGGAATTTCCAACCCTTGAATCAGCAATCCGATATGCGGAGCGCCAGGGGCTGACCTACAGGGTGCAGCGTCAGGCGAGTAGCGCCGCGGCGTCCACAAAGCAGAGAACCCGCCAGCAAACGCGCCGGCCATCTCGTGCCTTCTCCGACGCTGCATTGCAACGGCTCGGTCCCGCCGCATGTCAGAAGATCTGCGGACAGGCACAAGGCCCCGCTTTGCAGACCCACGTCTATGAACCCGCAACATGGCCATCGCCTGCTGACGTTGTCCGAGATCGGACGCTGCAGGCACTGCTTGACCTCGAGCGCAACGTCGAGAGGCGAGATCTTCAGCCGACGATCAACCGAGATGCCGCGTGA
- a CDS encoding DNA-directed RNA polymerase subunit omega has product MNPSIVFDCEKILPNRFALTMAAAARSRALYRGAEPRLDPSDACVSELALQEIARGSFTSSELAPFLGGPAGTKRLHSADPATRLRGNGERSPLQHPSPRHRRRFNDDANKKEKRQ; this is encoded by the coding sequence ATGAACCCATCTATCGTCTTCGATTGCGAGAAGATCCTGCCCAACAGGTTCGCGCTGACTATGGCTGCGGCCGCACGAAGCCGCGCCCTTTATCGAGGGGCGGAGCCGAGGCTGGATCCTTCAGATGCCTGCGTCAGCGAACTCGCGCTGCAGGAGATTGCAAGGGGCTCGTTCACCAGCAGCGAGCTCGCACCCTTTCTGGGCGGACCGGCAGGGACAAAGCGACTTCACTCCGCCGATCCGGCCACTCGCCTTCGCGGCAACGGCGAACGATCGCCGCTGCAGCACCCGTCTCCACGCCACCGGAGGCGGTTCAATGATGATGCAAACAAGAAGGAGAAACGACAATGA
- a CDS encoding pyridoxamine 5'-phosphate oxidase family protein: protein MTLAEVDASAWAELEGAAADPQSAFRYLNLCSVDAGGRPQARMVVLRRVDAARRILEIHTDVRSPKWLEISANPRVTILGFGPQPKVQLRLQGSAELNGPPSERAAEAWSLLPLSTRSTYMGGPPGDDIGERPASEAAVADADGQAFFGVLIFRAETLDWVQLRHADNRRAVFAYDHLGALTSSGWVNP, encoded by the coding sequence GTGACCCTCGCCGAGGTCGATGCATCGGCCTGGGCCGAGCTCGAAGGGGCCGCCGCCGACCCGCAGTCGGCCTTCCGCTACCTGAACCTCTGTTCGGTCGACGCCGGCGGCCGGCCGCAAGCCCGCATGGTGGTGCTGAGGCGCGTCGATGCGGCGCGGCGCATCCTGGAAATCCATACGGATGTCAGAAGCCCTAAATGGCTGGAAATATCGGCCAATCCTCGGGTCACCATCCTCGGCTTCGGCCCGCAGCCGAAAGTGCAGCTTCGCCTTCAAGGATCGGCCGAACTCAACGGACCGCCGAGCGAACGCGCGGCCGAGGCCTGGAGCCTGCTGCCGCTGTCGACGCGCAGCACCTATATGGGCGGGCCGCCGGGCGACGACATCGGCGAGCGGCCAGCAAGCGAGGCGGCGGTCGCAGACGCCGATGGACAGGCCTTCTTCGGAGTGCTGATATTCCGGGCCGAGACGCTGGACTGGGTCCAGCTGCGCCACGCCGACAACCGACGCGCAGTCTTTGCCTACGATCATCTCGGCGCGCTGACCTCCTCCGGCTGGGTCAACCCCTGA
- a CDS encoding Hsp20 family protein produces the protein MRTNLDFSPLFRSSIGFDRMLGALQAGIDTIDNWPPYDILKTSEDEYRIEMAVAGFSQNELTMTQEQNLLVVAGKKADSDDDVQYLHRSVAQRSFQRRFELADYVKVERAELVDGLLIIDLKREIPEEMKPRQIEIGTGQALPKFEPKQIEAETQAA, from the coding sequence ATGAGGACAAACCTCGATTTCTCTCCCCTGTTCCGGTCGAGCATCGGCTTTGACCGCATGTTAGGTGCGCTTCAAGCCGGCATCGACACCATCGACAACTGGCCGCCCTACGACATCCTCAAGACGAGCGAGGATGAATACCGCATCGAAATGGCGGTGGCGGGATTCTCCCAGAATGAACTGACGATGACGCAGGAGCAGAACCTGCTCGTGGTTGCGGGCAAGAAGGCGGATAGCGATGACGACGTGCAATATCTTCATCGCAGCGTCGCTCAGCGAAGCTTCCAGCGCCGGTTCGAACTTGCCGACTATGTCAAGGTCGAAAGGGCTGAACTTGTCGACGGACTGTTGATCATCGATCTGAAGCGCGAGATCCCTGAAGAAATGAAGCCGCGCCAGATCGAAATCGGAACCGGCCAGGCCCTTCCGAAGTTCGAGCCCAAGCAGATCGAAGCTGAGACGCAAGCAGCGTAA
- a CDS encoding LysR substrate-binding domain-containing protein: MSMLIGNLPSLNGLKAFDVAARHLNFRLAAEELGVTQGAVAQHVRGLEAELGVTLFERLPKSLALTGEGRSYVADVRRAFELLANATANLKPQPVKLVVSTTPTFASRWLIPRLPDFTSRHPDLDLHILATDRISSFQVDGVDLAVRYGSPPFGPGLAAELLFEQEIIAICNPSLVAEGAEPNNAQELSNYTLLHDAHNSWPEYIDRFLGGGDPTLFRGISFSQTSHAIEAAIAGQGIAVATRAFVSTDIEAGRLRQVFAGALRAQSHVYLVKPRYRKSEAVDKLQDWLRSQVQA; this comes from the coding sequence ATGTCCATGCTGATCGGCAATCTTCCCTCTCTTAACGGCCTCAAGGCCTTCGACGTGGCAGCGCGCCATCTGAACTTCCGGCTCGCGGCCGAAGAGCTCGGCGTCACCCAGGGAGCCGTCGCCCAGCATGTGCGCGGGCTTGAGGCGGAGCTCGGGGTGACATTGTTCGAGCGCCTGCCGAAGTCATTGGCGCTGACGGGCGAGGGGCGAAGCTACGTCGCCGACGTCAGGCGTGCCTTCGAACTGCTCGCAAACGCGACGGCGAACCTGAAGCCTCAGCCGGTCAAACTGGTGGTCAGCACCACACCGACCTTCGCCTCGAGATGGCTGATCCCGCGTCTTCCGGACTTCACCTCGAGGCATCCCGATCTCGATCTCCACATCCTGGCGACGGACCGCATTTCCAGCTTCCAGGTGGACGGCGTCGATCTCGCCGTCCGCTATGGCAGCCCTCCCTTCGGCCCAGGCCTCGCCGCCGAACTGCTGTTCGAGCAGGAGATCATTGCCATCTGCAATCCGAGCCTCGTCGCCGAGGGGGCCGAGCCCAACAACGCGCAAGAACTCTCGAACTACACGCTCCTTCACGATGCCCATAATTCCTGGCCCGAATATATCGATCGTTTCCTCGGCGGCGGTGATCCCACGCTGTTTCGGGGCATCAGCTTCTCACAGACATCGCACGCGATCGAAGCTGCCATCGCCGGACAGGGCATCGCCGTGGCAACGCGCGCCTTCGTCTCGACCGACATCGAGGCGGGCAGGCTGAGGCAAGTCTTCGCCGGCGCCCTCAGAGCGCAGTCGCACGTCTACCTGGTGAAGCCGCGATATCGGAAGTCCGAAGCCGTGGACAAGCTTCAGGACTGGCTGCGCTCGCAGGTGCAGGCCTGA
- a CDS encoding SDR family oxidoreductase, whose protein sequence is MAVEKVAIITAGGSGMGAEAARRLAADGFKIAILSSSGKGEALAKELGGIGVTGSNQSNDDLKRLVDACMEKWGRIDALVNSAGHGPRAPITEVTDEQWHTGLDVYLMNVIRSVRLVTPVMQAQKSGAIVNISTAWVSEPSAMFPTSAVFRAGLAAYAKIYADTYAGDGIRINNVLPGWIDSLPPTEERRDSVPMKRYGTSAEVAATISFLISEGAGYITGQSLRIDGGLTRSV, encoded by the coding sequence ATGGCAGTAGAAAAGGTAGCGATCATTACGGCCGGCGGCAGCGGCATGGGTGCGGAAGCCGCGAGGCGGCTGGCGGCCGATGGCTTCAAGATCGCCATCCTGTCCTCGTCGGGCAAGGGCGAGGCGCTTGCGAAAGAACTGGGCGGCATCGGCGTAACCGGCTCGAACCAGTCCAACGACGACCTCAAGCGCCTGGTCGACGCATGCATGGAAAAGTGGGGTCGGATCGACGCTCTCGTCAACAGCGCCGGTCACGGTCCGCGTGCGCCGATCACCGAGGTCACCGACGAACAGTGGCATACCGGCCTCGACGTCTATCTGATGAACGTCATCCGCTCGGTTCGGCTGGTCACGCCGGTCATGCAGGCGCAGAAGTCGGGCGCAATCGTCAATATCTCCACCGCCTGGGTGTCCGAACCGTCCGCGATGTTCCCGACCTCGGCCGTCTTCCGCGCCGGGCTCGCCGCCTACGCCAAGATTTACGCCGATACCTATGCTGGCGACGGCATTCGCATCAACAACGTGCTGCCGGGCTGGATCGACAGCCTGCCGCCGACGGAGGAGCGCCGCGACAGCGTGCCGATGAAGCGCTACGGCACCAGCGCCGAAGTGGCCGCAACGATTTCCTTCCTCATTTCCGAGGGAGCGGGCTATATCACCGGCCAGAGCCTCAGGATCGACGGCGGCCTTACCCGGTCCGTCTGA
- a CDS encoding SPW repeat protein: protein MMKSQSSKDRAAFDIINIVAGLALFLSPWLLGFATEAYAPWNAWIVGAAITVIAAAALFAFYEAEEWINLVLGVWSVVAPWVLGFSAVAAAMWAHLIAGIVVAVLAAGSIWFTHNHPLSTT from the coding sequence ATGATGAAGTCTCAGTCTTCGAAGGACCGTGCAGCATTCGATATCATCAATATCGTTGCTGGGCTGGCTCTTTTCCTGTCACCCTGGCTCCTTGGTTTCGCAACCGAGGCTTATGCTCCGTGGAATGCCTGGATTGTCGGCGCTGCCATCACCGTGATCGCCGCCGCCGCGCTCTTCGCATTTTACGAGGCGGAAGAATGGATCAACCTGGTGCTCGGCGTCTGGTCTGTCGTGGCGCCATGGGTCCTGGGTTTCTCGGCCGTGGCCGCTGCAATGTGGGCACATCTGATTGCCGGCATCGTGGTCGCGGTTTTGGCCGCGGGCAGCATCTGGTTCACTCACAACCACCCGCTGTCGACCACTTGA
- a CDS encoding pyridoxamine 5'-phosphate oxidase family protein: protein MTALQLNPECAIADEQSLRALFEPTHALAIVKCQNSLGEHAQEFIRRSPFFCIGTQSSEGKADVSPRGDPPGFVKVLDEHTLAIPDRPGNNRLDTLSNIIANPNVGLLFLVPGFDDTLRVNGRASLTNDPQLLTGMSVADRLPKLAIIVTVSEVFMHCAKAFRRSRLWSPDHFQDRTEMPSLMKIILDETTGAPRDADEMRKMDEDLEQAYRRTLY from the coding sequence ATGACGGCCTTACAACTCAATCCAGAATGTGCCATCGCCGATGAGCAGTCGCTTCGGGCGCTGTTCGAGCCGACCCACGCCCTGGCAATCGTGAAGTGTCAGAATTCGCTTGGCGAGCACGCGCAGGAATTCATTCGGCGCTCACCTTTCTTCTGCATCGGCACGCAGAGTTCGGAGGGAAAGGCCGACGTCAGTCCTCGCGGCGACCCGCCGGGGTTCGTCAAGGTTCTTGACGAGCACACCCTGGCGATCCCGGATCGACCCGGCAACAATCGTCTTGATACCTTAAGCAACATCATCGCCAACCCGAACGTCGGGCTGTTGTTTCTTGTCCCCGGTTTCGACGACACATTGCGCGTCAACGGGCGGGCAAGTCTGACCAATGATCCTCAACTTTTGACTGGCATGAGCGTCGCTGATCGTCTCCCGAAACTCGCAATCATCGTGACGGTAAGCGAAGTTTTCATGCATTGCGCCAAGGCGTTCAGACGGTCCCGCTTGTGGAGCCCGGATCATTTCCAGGACCGCACCGAGATGCCCTCGCTCATGAAGATCATTCTGGATGAGACGACAGGGGCGCCGAGGGACGCGGATGAAATGCGAAAGATGGACGAAGACCTGGAACAAGCCTACCGAAGGACACTTTACTAA
- a CDS encoding Hsp20/alpha crystallin family protein encodes MSVRDLIPWSGNNGHQAPSLLRDDDRDPFLSLHREVNRLFDEAFRGFGSNFPSLTGPRAFGGGWPSVEISDNEKEIKVTAEVPGLEEKDIEVLLNDGVLTLKGEKQSETEDKDRQFSERYYGRFERRIPLGAEVKEDAIDARFKNGVLTVTLPKSEQAQSQVKRIAIKS; translated from the coding sequence ATGAGTGTTCGTGATCTCATTCCCTGGAGCGGGAACAACGGCCATCAGGCTCCCAGCCTGTTGCGTGATGATGATCGTGATCCGTTCCTGTCCCTGCATCGCGAGGTGAACCGATTGTTCGACGAGGCATTCCGCGGCTTCGGTTCCAACTTCCCGTCGTTGACTGGCCCCAGAGCCTTTGGTGGCGGATGGCCGAGCGTCGAGATCTCCGACAACGAGAAGGAGATCAAGGTGACGGCCGAGGTGCCTGGCCTTGAGGAAAAGGACATAGAAGTCCTGCTCAATGACGGCGTGCTCACGCTGAAAGGCGAAAAGCAGTCCGAGACGGAGGACAAGGATCGCCAGTTCTCCGAGCGCTACTACGGTCGCTTCGAGCGTCGCATTCCGCTCGGTGCCGAGGTCAAGGAAGACGCTATCGACGCCCGCTTCAAAAACGGTGTGTTGACAGTGACCTTGCCGAAGAGTGAGCAGGCGCAGTCGCAAGTCAAGCGGATCGCCATCAAGAGCTAA
- the aac(3) gene encoding aminoglycoside 3-N-acetyltransferase, with product MIVPRIHTRLSLARDLDSLGIRAGDMVMVHAAMKRVGRLLNGPDVLIEALRDAVGPAGTIVAYTDWNGDYDALLDENGRVPPEWRAHIAPFDPAVSRAARDNGLLAEFIRTTSVARRSGNPGASVAAIGARADWLTADHPLDYGYGETSPLGRLVAAGGKVLMAGAPLDTMTLLHHAEHLARIPNKRLRRYEAPFATSAGVVWRMLEEFDTSDPVVPGLDDDYFGGIVGAFLTSGQGAQGLVGDAGSVLVDAAAICSFAVAWLEHHVRLEG from the coding sequence ATGATCGTTCCGCGCATTCACACTCGCCTCTCGCTGGCCAGGGATCTCGACAGTCTCGGCATTCGCGCCGGCGACATGGTCATGGTCCACGCCGCGATGAAGCGGGTGGGGCGGCTGCTCAACGGGCCTGATGTACTGATCGAAGCGCTTCGCGATGCCGTGGGCCCCGCCGGCACCATCGTTGCCTATACCGACTGGAACGGTGACTATGATGCTTTGCTGGATGAAAATGGCCGCGTCCCGCCGGAATGGCGCGCCCATATCGCGCCGTTCGATCCGGCTGTTTCCCGCGCTGCCCGCGATAACGGCCTGCTCGCCGAATTCATTCGAACGACATCAGTGGCAAGACGCAGCGGCAATCCGGGCGCCTCGGTCGCGGCGATCGGCGCGCGCGCGGATTGGCTCACCGCCGACCACCCGCTCGATTACGGCTATGGAGAGACATCGCCGCTCGGCAGGCTGGTGGCGGCAGGCGGCAAGGTTCTGATGGCCGGAGCTCCGCTCGACACCATGACCCTGCTCCACCATGCAGAACACCTGGCGCGAATTCCGAACAAGCGCCTCCGCCGCTACGAGGCGCCCTTTGCCACATCGGCCGGCGTGGTGTGGCGGATGCTGGAAGAATTCGACACAAGCGACCCGGTCGTGCCGGGCCTTGACGACGATTATTTCGGCGGGATCGTGGGCGCGTTTCTCACCAGCGGGCAGGGTGCGCAGGGCCTAGTCGGAGACGCAGGATCGGTGCTGGTCGATGCGGCCGCGATCTGCAGCTTCGCTGTCGCATGGCTGGAGCATCATGTTCGGCTTGAAGGCTGA
- a CDS encoding Crp/Fnr family transcriptional regulator produces MSDFSQSNIQNLLLRALAPEAFDLLQATMQPRELPVQFELVAPDVPSETAYFLESGLASIVATNSDDESVEVGHVGYEGMAGAHVFLKVDQTPNRTFMQVEGHGISVPVSALLSMAQRVPSANDLLLKYVHCCELQLAHSALANARYTMPGRLARWLLMCHDRLRDRDLPLTHEFLSLMLGVRRAGVTNEIHILEGVHAIKATRGNIRILDRPKLEDLAGGSYGVPEHEYERLIGVPIRRT; encoded by the coding sequence ATGTCCGACTTTTCGCAGTCAAACATCCAAAACCTTCTTCTCAGAGCACTTGCGCCTGAAGCATTCGATCTGCTGCAGGCGACGATGCAGCCGCGCGAGCTTCCGGTGCAGTTCGAACTGGTCGCGCCTGATGTGCCAAGTGAGACCGCCTACTTCCTTGAGAGCGGCTTGGCATCAATTGTTGCCACCAACTCCGATGACGAGTCCGTCGAAGTCGGGCATGTCGGATATGAGGGCATGGCAGGAGCCCATGTGTTCCTGAAGGTCGATCAAACGCCAAACAGGACCTTCATGCAGGTCGAGGGGCACGGAATTTCGGTGCCGGTATCCGCACTTCTTTCCATGGCGCAACGGGTTCCGTCGGCCAACGACCTGCTGCTCAAATATGTGCATTGCTGCGAGTTGCAGCTGGCCCATTCCGCCCTTGCCAATGCCCGTTACACCATGCCCGGGCGGCTGGCCCGATGGCTGTTGATGTGCCACGACCGGCTGCGCGACAGAGATCTGCCTCTTACCCACGAGTTCCTCTCGCTTATGCTCGGCGTACGACGTGCAGGCGTCACCAATGAAATCCACATCCTCGAGGGCGTGCACGCGATCAAGGCGACGCGGGGGAATATCCGGATTTTGGACCGGCCCAAGCTGGAGGACTTGGCCGGCGGCTCCTATGGTGTCCCAGAGCACGAATATGAACGGCTCATTGGGGTCCCCATCAGGCGGACCTGA
- a CDS encoding DUF6894 family protein, which yields MARYFFNVHDGISIQDTVGSEHPDLQSARSEAVETIAERLRGALLKKADVSAWLMNVTDEQGVTVMVLSFTAAVQIVDQVYLATQESGAL from the coding sequence GTGGCTCGCTACTTTTTCAACGTTCATGACGGCATCTCCATTCAGGATACGGTGGGCTCAGAGCACCCGGACCTCCAAAGCGCCCGCAGCGAAGCTGTTGAGACCATAGCCGAGCGGCTGAGGGGCGCTCTGTTGAAGAAGGCCGACGTCTCGGCATGGCTGATGAACGTCACCGATGAGCAGGGGGTCACGGTCATGGTTCTTTCCTTCACGGCCGCCGTCCAGATCGTGGACCAGGTCTACCTTGCTACGCAAGAATCCGGCGCATTGTAG